One region of Novipirellula artificiosorum genomic DNA includes:
- a CDS encoding IS110 family transposase has protein sequence MSKITYHVGLDYHQHSIQVCVMDKQGNIIQNATRPNDWRAVAEVVPEGGTVFAAIEACCGAADFAEELINHTGWSVNLAHPGYVARIKQSPDKTDWADAKLLADLQRVGYLPKVWLAPENIRELRRLVRYRQQQVNHRRNVKLRVRALLRDQRAKSPAGFTAKIHSHGSLRAVVIKGQASYLSHEDSEGKVMSPGSYFHSQGESTHHVSTDGNSDCIIYVRSEGKFDVIP, from the coding sequence ATGTCGAAAATAACCTATCACGTCGGACTGGACTATCACCAACACAGCATCCAGGTGTGTGTCATGGACAAACAAGGCAACATTATTCAAAACGCCACACGACCTAACGATTGGCGGGCGGTCGCCGAGGTCGTTCCTGAAGGCGGCACGGTTTTCGCCGCCATCGAGGCCTGCTGTGGCGCCGCCGACTTCGCCGAAGAACTCATCAACCATACCGGCTGGTCAGTCAACTTGGCACACCCCGGCTACGTCGCCCGCATCAAGCAAAGCCCCGACAAAACCGACTGGGCCGACGCCAAACTGCTCGCTGACTTGCAGCGCGTCGGTTACCTGCCCAAGGTTTGGTTGGCACCGGAGAACATCCGTGAACTCAGACGTCTGGTGCGTTACCGGCAACAACAAGTCAATCATCGTCGAAACGTCAAACTTCGTGTTCGAGCACTCTTGCGTGATCAGCGTGCCAAGTCTCCCGCCGGATTTACTGCCAAGATTCATAGTCACGGTTCCCTTCGTGCCGTAGTCATCAAAGGTCAAGCCAGCTACCTATCACATGAGGATTCCGAAGGCAAAGTGATGTCACCCGGCAGCTACTTCCATTCGCAGGGTGAAAGTACGCACCACGTTTCGACCGATGGCAATTCTGACTGCATCATCTACGTGCGCAGCGAAGGCAAGTTCGACGTGATTCCATAG
- a CDS encoding SDR family oxidoreductase translates to MPPITKKKFGPKGWTPERLGSLDGKTYVVTGANAGAGFEAARVFLSKGASVVMMNRSADKSAAAITTLKQEFGSDADVTFVPMDLAVLDSVREAAAKILEIVPRIDALICNAAIAQVAKQEITVDGFESQLGVNHFGHFLLCGLLFASVEQSAGRIVVVGSNAYKMGLKRIQFEDLNFDKNYTAWNSYAQSKLAQMMFAYELQRRVEAAGKNVTVQVCHPGASRTNLLKDTASTFNKILWSILSRIIAQSAEKGSWPEVMCATEANVESGKLYGPTKRSQTAGPIDECPLNECALDREAAAKLWALSEQKTSLSWSP, encoded by the coding sequence ATGCCCCCTATCACGAAAAAGAAATTTGGCCCGAAGGGATGGACGCCAGAGCGTCTGGGTTCGCTCGACGGCAAGACCTATGTCGTTACTGGTGCCAACGCAGGTGCAGGATTTGAAGCGGCACGCGTGTTCCTCTCCAAGGGCGCATCAGTGGTGATGATGAACCGCAGCGCCGACAAGTCAGCCGCCGCCATCACGACCTTGAAACAAGAATTTGGCAGTGATGCCGACGTGACTTTCGTGCCAATGGACCTGGCGGTGCTTGATTCCGTGCGGGAAGCGGCAGCGAAGATATTGGAGATCGTTCCCCGCATCGACGCGCTCATCTGCAACGCAGCCATCGCCCAAGTAGCCAAACAAGAGATCACCGTCGACGGTTTCGAGAGCCAGCTTGGTGTAAACCACTTCGGTCACTTCCTGCTGTGCGGCTTGCTCTTCGCTTCAGTCGAGCAGTCGGCGGGACGGATCGTGGTCGTCGGCAGCAACGCCTACAAAATGGGACTGAAAAGAATTCAGTTTGAGGATCTGAACTTCGACAAGAACTACACCGCCTGGAATTCCTACGCCCAAAGCAAACTGGCACAGATGATGTTCGCCTATGAATTACAGCGCCGGGTCGAAGCTGCGGGTAAGAACGTGACTGTCCAGGTCTGCCATCCCGGCGCGTCACGAACCAATTTGTTGAAGGACACAGCGAGTACATTCAACAAGATTCTCTGGTCCATCCTTTCTCGCATCATCGCACAGTCCGCCGAAAAGGGATCGTGGCCCGAAGTGATGTGCGCGACCGAAGCGAATGTGGAGTCCGGAAAACTTTATGGCCCCACAAAACGTTCACAAACGGCCGGTCCCATCGACGAATGCCCGTTGAATGAGTGTGCCCTGGATCGGGAAGCCGCTGCCAAACTCTGGGCTCTGTCTGAGCAGAAAACGTCCCTAAGCTGGTCGCCGTAG
- a CDS encoding aryl-sulfate sulfotransferase, with the protein MAQDADNATGRPNRQADARPRQRQQSTTIASIGDAVMKKIDLALPDELYLGYLFWHQADELATDVVNYAMLLDAEGKVVHRWDTDLTGGGHTSYLLESGGLLRMGIRDRKYVAGQPVAVTDTLQITDTTGQAVWELSAKNIHFNGNKITFHHDMLPMPNGNILVLIYEEISPKEAAAAGWSAGKGKTVWSDGVLEIKPNLEKDSHEIVWYWRFIDHMIQDQDAKAANYGVIADHPEKIDGHFPRSYAPMNAVRQHLNALDYHPGMDQIVVSSFIYSEIWLIDHSTTTEQAASSTGGRRGKGGDLLFRYGNPAAYARGTEKERLFQNQHDANWVDEGLPGAGNLLVFNNNTGTSSIARVGTGGAAAALAQEQLKGISNVHEISPTVDNGRYVIEKAGAFEAKQIWFWEHKDFFAPFQGGARRLPNGNTLLTDTVGRRVWEVASDGDVIVRYKGPAPAFKAFKYSAEQVANLFE; encoded by the coding sequence ATGGCTCAGGATGCGGACAACGCGACCGGGCGGCCCAACAGGCAAGCAGATGCACGTCCTCGACAGCGGCAGCAATCTACAACAATCGCATCAATCGGTGATGCGGTGATGAAAAAAATTGATCTGGCTTTGCCTGACGAGCTGTACCTAGGCTACCTGTTTTGGCACCAGGCGGATGAACTCGCCACCGATGTTGTTAATTACGCAATGCTTCTCGATGCTGAGGGAAAGGTAGTTCATCGCTGGGATACCGATCTAACGGGAGGGGGACATACCTCGTACTTACTGGAATCCGGTGGCCTGCTGCGCATGGGCATTAGGGATCGAAAATATGTTGCGGGGCAGCCAGTGGCCGTCACCGACACGCTTCAGATCACAGACACAACTGGACAAGCAGTCTGGGAGTTGAGTGCAAAGAACATTCATTTTAACGGGAACAAAATCACCTTTCACCACGATATGTTGCCCATGCCCAACGGCAATATTCTGGTTTTAATTTACGAAGAAATCAGCCCGAAAGAAGCGGCGGCGGCTGGTTGGTCGGCCGGCAAAGGGAAAACGGTTTGGTCCGATGGAGTGTTGGAGATCAAACCCAACCTGGAAAAGGATTCCCATGAAATCGTCTGGTATTGGCGTTTTATTGACCACATGATTCAGGATCAAGATGCCAAAGCGGCCAACTACGGTGTCATCGCCGATCATCCGGAAAAGATCGATGGCCACTTCCCCAGAAGCTATGCGCCAATGAATGCTGTGCGGCAGCATTTGAATGCGCTCGACTATCACCCGGGCATGGATCAGATCGTTGTCAGCTCCTTTATCTACAGCGAAATCTGGTTGATCGACCACAGCACGACCACCGAACAAGCCGCGAGCTCCACAGGCGGTCGAAGGGGCAAGGGAGGAGACCTGCTGTTCCGATACGGCAATCCCGCTGCCTACGCGAGGGGCACGGAGAAAGAACGGCTCTTCCAAAATCAACACGACGCCAACTGGGTTGACGAAGGTCTTCCTGGAGCCGGCAATCTCTTGGTGTTCAATAACAATACAGGCACGAGCAGCATAGCCAGAGTCGGCACTGGTGGAGCGGCTGCCGCGCTCGCCCAGGAACAGTTAAAGGGAATTAGCAACGTCCATGAAATTAGTCCCACTGTTGATAACGGGCGTTACGTCATCGAGAAAGCTGGAGCGTTTGAGGCGAAGCAAATTTGGTTCTGGGAACACAAAGACTTTTTCGCTCCCTTTCAAGGTGGAGCTCGCCGCTTGCCCAATGGGAACACACTTCTAACCGATACGGTGGGCAGACGGGTCTGGGAAGTTGCGTCTGATGGGGATGTCATCGTTCGCTACAAAGGTCCTGCTCCTGCCTTCAAAGCGTTCAAGTACTCCGCCGAGCAAGTAGCGAATTTGTTTGAGTAA
- a CDS encoding nuclear transport factor 2 family protein: MGDRDYEAAGKYAGKYIQHDPRIGDGFDALVESLETNPIWRDHPKSKVAFKLVAADGDLVYLQTHREIKAADDGSPARRIVVHVFRFNDAGKIDEHWTIVQSVKLKDSVSKHPLF; this comes from the coding sequence ATGGGCGACCGCGACTACGAAGCCGCCGGGAAATATGCCGGAAAATATATCCAGCACGATCCACGTATTGGCGATGGATTTGACGCGCTGGTTGAATCGCTCGAAACCAATCCGATTTGGAGAGATCATCCGAAATCAAAAGTCGCTTTCAAACTGGTGGCCGCGGACGGCGACCTCGTTTATCTGCAAACCCACAGAGAGATCAAGGCGGCGGACGACGGCTCGCCCGCCCGCCGGATCGTTGTTCACGTTTTCCGTTTCAATGACGCTGGAAAGATCGACGAGCACTGGACCATCGTCCAGTCCGTAAAACTGAAGGACAGCGTAAGCAAACATCCGCTATTTTAA
- the acuI gene encoding acrylyl-CoA reductase (NADPH), with protein MFKGVLIVKDYAGFRVSVTDIDEGQLPQGDVTVRVSHSTLNYKDALAITNKGPVVRKFPMVPGVDLVGAVEHSTHPDYKAGDPVILNGWGVGESHWGGLAQKARLNGNWLVPLPEQFTPQQAMAIGTAGYTAMLCVLALERHGLTPADGEILVTGAAGGVGSVATAVLTRLGFTVVAVSGRASEADYLKSLGAVEVLDRAVFEKHGKPLGKERWAGAVDVVGSRTLANVCASIKYRGVVTACGLAGGMDFPATVAPFILRGVTLAGIDSVMCPRPERLEAWRRLGKDLDASKLATISREVGLAEVLPLSSKLLGGQVRGRIVVDVNR; from the coding sequence ATGTTCAAAGGCGTCTTAATCGTGAAAGACTACGCGGGCTTCCGCGTTTCAGTGACAGACATCGACGAGGGGCAATTGCCCCAGGGGGATGTGACCGTGCGAGTGAGCCATTCGACGCTCAACTACAAGGACGCATTGGCCATCACGAACAAGGGGCCGGTGGTGCGCAAGTTTCCGATGGTGCCCGGCGTTGACCTGGTCGGCGCAGTGGAGCACTCGACACATCCCGATTACAAAGCAGGCGACCCCGTGATTCTCAATGGATGGGGAGTCGGAGAATCGCATTGGGGCGGACTTGCCCAGAAGGCACGCCTGAATGGAAACTGGCTGGTCCCTCTGCCGGAGCAGTTCACACCGCAGCAGGCGATGGCTATTGGAACCGCAGGCTACACCGCGATGCTCTGCGTACTGGCGCTGGAGCGGCACGGCCTCACACCCGCCGACGGAGAAATTCTGGTGACCGGCGCGGCAGGCGGTGTGGGCAGCGTAGCGACGGCCGTCCTGACCCGGCTTGGTTTCACCGTCGTCGCCGTGAGCGGCAGAGCATCGGAAGCCGACTATCTTAAGAGTTTGGGTGCGGTGGAGGTCCTGGATCGTGCCGTATTTGAGAAGCACGGCAAGCCCTTGGGCAAAGAACGCTGGGCTGGTGCGGTGGATGTTGTCGGCAGCCGCACACTGGCGAATGTCTGCGCGTCGATTAAATACCGAGGGGTCGTCACAGCCTGCGGATTGGCGGGTGGCATGGATTTCCCGGCCACCGTCGCGCCATTCATATTGCGAGGCGTTACTCTGGCAGGCATTGACAGCGTGATGTGTCCCCGACCTGAACGACTCGAAGCATGGCGTCGCCTGGGCAAGGATCTCGATGCGTCGAAGCTCGCCACGATCAGCAGGGAGGTAGGCTTGGCAGAGGTGCTACCACTCTCATCGAAACTACTCGGCGGCCAAGTAAGAGGACGAATAGTCGTCGATGTGAACCGTTGA